One stretch of Amycolatopsis sp. NBC_00345 DNA includes these proteins:
- a CDS encoding formimidoylglutamate deiminase, with product MKAFWCERAWLPGGIADGVLVEVADGRITAVTPDAPRVGTVLNGLTLPGFANGHSHAFHRALRGRTHHERGTFWTWRERMYSLAARLDPDSYYRLARGVYAEMVLAGYTSVGEFHYLHHAPGGKPYASPNAMGDALRQAARDAGIRLTLLDTCYLAGGIGVPPDEVQQRFSDGSAERWAERVSLLEEDAGFRVGGAIHSVRAVPGDQLSEVDKGVPEDRPLHVHLSEQRAENEQCLAAYGMTPTELLYSHGVVGERLTAVHATHLTRLDIERLGAGRAGACFCPTTERDLGDGIGPARALLDAGVRLGIGSDSNAVVDAFEETRALELNDRLASEQRGRFSVEELLAAGTDHAAVGWPEVGELAVGAGADLVTVVMDSVRTAGAEPSGVVFAAAAADVRNVVVAGREVVRDGGHLLVERPEAVLAGEIEALWQH from the coding sequence ATGAAGGCCTTCTGGTGTGAGCGAGCCTGGTTACCCGGCGGGATCGCCGACGGGGTACTGGTCGAGGTGGCGGACGGCCGGATCACTGCGGTGACGCCAGATGCGCCGCGGGTCGGTACAGTCCTCAATGGACTTACGCTGCCGGGGTTCGCGAACGGCCACTCCCACGCGTTCCACCGGGCGCTGCGAGGGCGGACGCACCATGAGCGAGGGACGTTCTGGACCTGGCGTGAGCGGATGTACTCCCTCGCCGCGCGGCTTGATCCGGACTCCTACTACCGGCTGGCGCGTGGCGTTTACGCGGAGATGGTGCTGGCCGGTTACACGAGTGTTGGGGAGTTCCACTACCTGCACCACGCGCCGGGTGGGAAGCCGTACGCGTCGCCGAATGCGATGGGCGACGCGCTGCGCCAGGCCGCGCGTGACGCCGGGATTCGTCTTACCCTGCTTGACACTTGTTATCTCGCGGGTGGCATCGGTGTGCCGCCGGACGAGGTGCAGCAACGGTTTTCCGACGGCTCCGCGGAACGGTGGGCGGAACGCGTCTCGTTGCTCGAAGAAGACGCTGGGTTCCGGGTGGGCGGCGCGATCCACTCGGTCCGCGCGGTTCCCGGCGATCAGCTGTCCGAAGTGGACAAGGGCGTGCCCGAGGACCGGCCGCTGCATGTCCACCTTTCCGAGCAGCGGGCCGAGAACGAGCAGTGCCTCGCCGCGTACGGGATGACGCCGACCGAGCTGCTGTACAGCCATGGGGTGGTGGGGGAGCGGCTGACCGCCGTGCACGCCACGCACCTGACCCGGCTCGACATCGAGCGGCTGGGGGCCGGGCGGGCCGGCGCGTGCTTCTGCCCGACCACCGAGCGGGATCTCGGCGACGGCATCGGCCCGGCCAGGGCGTTGCTCGACGCCGGGGTGCGGCTGGGCATCGGGAGTGACAGCAATGCCGTGGTCGACGCGTTCGAGGAGACCCGGGCGCTGGAGCTGAACGACCGGTTGGCAAGTGAGCAGCGCGGCCGCTTCAGCGTCGAGGAGCTGCTGGCGGCGGGCACCGACCACGCCGCGGTCGGCTGGCCGGAGGTGGGCGAGCTGGCCGTCGGCGCCGGAGCGGACCTGGTGACGGTGGTGATGGACTCGGTCCGCACGGCCGGCGCTGAGCCGTCCGGGGTGGTGTTCGCGGCCGCGGCCGCCGACGTGCGGAACGTGGTGGTGGCGGGCCGCGAGGTGGTTCGCGACGGCGGGCACCTGCTGGTGGAGCGACCGGAGGCCGTACTGGCCGGGGAGATCGAGGCGTTGTGGCAACACTGA